One Brassica napus cultivar Da-Ae chromosome C2, Da-Ae, whole genome shotgun sequence DNA window includes the following coding sequences:
- the LOC106396957 gene encoding translation initiation factor IF-2 isoform X2, translated as MALSHLGKKGIETSFKRGLVLPRVPASTERHISSTFSKSTSGSVAFSFARYINGFGFSSPNHESFPTFTSIRCFHVSRETLARRKEDPDRQLSHRELKKQTVKTKGKFSKREKKTDKPPVEAPYVPPRLQRLAKGLAEKTVDVFEGMTLLEFSKRTGESLAVLQSILLNVGETVSSEFDAISIDVAELLAMEIGINVRRQHTTEGSQILPRPPVVTVMGHVDHGKTSLLDALRNTSVAAREAGGITQHVGAFVVGMPDSGTSITFLDTPGHAAFSEMRARGAAVTDIVVLVVAADDGVMPQTLEAIAHARSANVPIVVAINKCDKPGANPERVKNQLAAEGIELEDIGGNVQVVEVSAMKSTGLDKLEEALLLEAVDMDLKARVEGPAQAYVVEARLDKGRGPLATIIVKAGTLVSGHHVVIGSQWGRLRAIRDMAGKQTDRATPAMPVEIEGLKGLPMAGDDVIVVESEERAKMLSEGRKRKYERDRLLKAEEARVAEAEKKEAESEEGFVRVELPIIVKSDVQGTAQAVADALRTLNSPQVFVNIVHSGVGAVSHSDLERAQACGACIVAFNVKGGGSGNLSAAQASVKVFHHRVIYHLLEDIGNLIVEKAPGVSELEVAGEAEVLSIFKVLGKRRSEEDGVSIAGCKVMDGRVCRSGMMRLLRSGEVLFEGSCASLKREKQDVEQVGKGNECGLVMGEWNDFRVGDVIQCMEAVIRKPKFVSSESGAVRIEC; from the exons ATGGCGCTGAGTCACTTAGGCAAGAAG GGCATTGAAACCTCTTTTAAAAGAGGTTTGGTTCTTCCGCGGGTACCAGCATCTACAGAGAGACATATTTCCTCTACGTTTTCCAAAAGCACTTCTGGAAGTGTTGCTTTCTCATTCGCTCGGTACATTAATG GGTTCGGGTTCAGCTCGCCTAATCATGAATCTTTCCCAACCTTCACATCCATAAG GTGCTTTCATGTAAGCCGAGAAACACTGGCGAGAAGAAAAGAGGATCCTGATCGTCAGCTGAGCCATCGTGAGCTCAAGAAGCAGACTGTGAAAACGAAAGGAAAGTTCTCAAAACGGGAGAAGAAAACTGATAAGCCACCCGTTGAAGCTCCTTATGTGCCTCCCAGGCTACAAAGATTGGCAAAGGGATTGGCTGAGAAAACAGTCGATGTGTTCGAAGGCATGACCTTACTTGAGTTCTCCAAGCGTACTGGTGAGTCATTGGCGGTTTTGCAGAGCATTCTCCTCAATGTTGGGGAAACCGTTAGTTCGGAGTTCGACGCAATCAGCATAGATGTTGCCGAGCTTCTTGCAATG GAAATAGGGATCAATGTAAGGAGACAGCACACTACAGAAGGATCACAGATCCTCCCAAGGCCTCCGGTTGTAACGGTAATGGGCCATGTCGATCATGGAAAGACCTCTCTGTTAGACGCTTTAAGAAACACCTCCGTGGCGGCAAGAGAAGCAGGTGGGATCACTCAGCACGTGGGTGCGTTCGTGGTGGGCATGCCGGACTCCGGCACTTCAATCACCTTCCTAGACACGCCTGGTCACGCCGCTTTCAGTGAGATGCGTGCTCGGGGAGCTGCTGTTACTGATATAGTTGTCTTGGTGGTTGCTGCTGATGATGGTGTAATGCCACAGACGCTCGAGGCCATCGCGCACGCTAGGTCGGCCAATGTTCCGATTGTGGTTGCGATTAATAAATGCGATAAGCCGGGAGCTAATCCGGAAAGAGTCAAGAACCAGCTCGCCGCTGAGGGGATAGAGCTTGAAGATATCGGAGGAAACGTTCAGGTTGTTGAGGTGTCCGCAATGAAGAGTACAGGGCTAGACAAGTTAGAAGAAGCTCTGCTTCTTGAAGCAGTGGATATGGACCTCAAGGCACGTGTGGAAGGACCAGCTCAGGCATATGTGGTGGAGGCTCGTCTAGACAAAGGCCGTGGACCGTTAGCAACCATTATTGTAAAGGCTGGGACTTTGGTGAGTGGTCATCACGTAGTCATTGGGTCTCAGTGGGGAAGACTCAGGGCTATCCGGGACATGGCCGGTAAGCAAACGGACCGAGCAACACCAGCGATGCCCGTTGAGATTGAAGGGCTTAAGGGTCTTCCGATGGCTGGTGACGATGTCATTGTGGTGGAGTCAGAGGAACGAGCGAAGATGCTTAGTGAAGGGAGGAAAAGGAAATATGAAAGAGATCGGTTGTTGAAAGCAGAGGAAGCTAGAGTAGCTGAAGCAGAGAAGAAAGAAGCAGAGTCTGAAGAAGGGTTTGTTCGAGTTGAGTTACCCATAATAGTGAAGTCTGACGTGCAAGGTACCGCACAGGCTGTTGCTGATGCCCTAAGAACATTAAATAGCCCACAG GTTTTTGTGAACATTGTTCATAGTGGAGTAGGAGCAGTGTCTCATTCCGATTTAGAAAGGGCACAAGCTTGCGGGGCGTGTATCGTTGCCTTTAACGTTAAGGGTGGAGGTTCTGGTAATCTTTCCGCGGCTCAAGCCAGCGTCAAG GTATTCCATCACCGTGTGATATACCATCTGCTCGAAGACATAGGGAACTTGATCGTAGAGAAAGCACCGGGGGTATCGGAGCTGGAGGTGGCCGGTGAAGCTGAAGTTCTCAGCATTTTCAAGGTGTTGGGAAAGAGGAGAAGTGAGGAAGATGGAGTGAGCATCGCTGGTTGCAAAGTGATGGATGGTCGGGTGTGTAGAAGCGGGATGATGAGGCTGTTAAGGAGTGGGGAAGTGTTGTTTGAAGGGTCGTGTGCGTCGCTGAAACGGGAGAAACAAGACGTGGAACAGGTAGGGAAAGGGAACGAGTGTGGGCTTGTGATGGGAGAGTGGAATGATTTTAGAGTTGGAGATGTGATTCAGTGCATGGAGGCAGTCATTAGGAAACCTAAG
- the LOC106396957 gene encoding translation initiation factor IF-2 isoform X1, translated as MALSHLGKKGIETSFKRGLVLPRVPASTERHISSTFSKSTSGSVAFSFARYINGFGFSSPNHESFPTFTSISRCFHVSRETLARRKEDPDRQLSHRELKKQTVKTKGKFSKREKKTDKPPVEAPYVPPRLQRLAKGLAEKTVDVFEGMTLLEFSKRTGESLAVLQSILLNVGETVSSEFDAISIDVAELLAMEIGINVRRQHTTEGSQILPRPPVVTVMGHVDHGKTSLLDALRNTSVAAREAGGITQHVGAFVVGMPDSGTSITFLDTPGHAAFSEMRARGAAVTDIVVLVVAADDGVMPQTLEAIAHARSANVPIVVAINKCDKPGANPERVKNQLAAEGIELEDIGGNVQVVEVSAMKSTGLDKLEEALLLEAVDMDLKARVEGPAQAYVVEARLDKGRGPLATIIVKAGTLVSGHHVVIGSQWGRLRAIRDMAGKQTDRATPAMPVEIEGLKGLPMAGDDVIVVESEERAKMLSEGRKRKYERDRLLKAEEARVAEAEKKEAESEEGFVRVELPIIVKSDVQGTAQAVADALRTLNSPQVFVNIVHSGVGAVSHSDLERAQACGACIVAFNVKGGGSGNLSAAQASVKVFHHRVIYHLLEDIGNLIVEKAPGVSELEVAGEAEVLSIFKVLGKRRSEEDGVSIAGCKVMDGRVCRSGMMRLLRSGEVLFEGSCASLKREKQDVEQVGKGNECGLVMGEWNDFRVGDVIQCMEAVIRKPKFVSSESGAVRIEC; from the exons ATGGCGCTGAGTCACTTAGGCAAGAAG GGCATTGAAACCTCTTTTAAAAGAGGTTTGGTTCTTCCGCGGGTACCAGCATCTACAGAGAGACATATTTCCTCTACGTTTTCCAAAAGCACTTCTGGAAGTGTTGCTTTCTCATTCGCTCGGTACATTAATG GGTTCGGGTTCAGCTCGCCTAATCATGAATCTTTCCCAACCTTCACATCCATAAG CAGGTGCTTTCATGTAAGCCGAGAAACACTGGCGAGAAGAAAAGAGGATCCTGATCGTCAGCTGAGCCATCGTGAGCTCAAGAAGCAGACTGTGAAAACGAAAGGAAAGTTCTCAAAACGGGAGAAGAAAACTGATAAGCCACCCGTTGAAGCTCCTTATGTGCCTCCCAGGCTACAAAGATTGGCAAAGGGATTGGCTGAGAAAACAGTCGATGTGTTCGAAGGCATGACCTTACTTGAGTTCTCCAAGCGTACTGGTGAGTCATTGGCGGTTTTGCAGAGCATTCTCCTCAATGTTGGGGAAACCGTTAGTTCGGAGTTCGACGCAATCAGCATAGATGTTGCCGAGCTTCTTGCAATG GAAATAGGGATCAATGTAAGGAGACAGCACACTACAGAAGGATCACAGATCCTCCCAAGGCCTCCGGTTGTAACGGTAATGGGCCATGTCGATCATGGAAAGACCTCTCTGTTAGACGCTTTAAGAAACACCTCCGTGGCGGCAAGAGAAGCAGGTGGGATCACTCAGCACGTGGGTGCGTTCGTGGTGGGCATGCCGGACTCCGGCACTTCAATCACCTTCCTAGACACGCCTGGTCACGCCGCTTTCAGTGAGATGCGTGCTCGGGGAGCTGCTGTTACTGATATAGTTGTCTTGGTGGTTGCTGCTGATGATGGTGTAATGCCACAGACGCTCGAGGCCATCGCGCACGCTAGGTCGGCCAATGTTCCGATTGTGGTTGCGATTAATAAATGCGATAAGCCGGGAGCTAATCCGGAAAGAGTCAAGAACCAGCTCGCCGCTGAGGGGATAGAGCTTGAAGATATCGGAGGAAACGTTCAGGTTGTTGAGGTGTCCGCAATGAAGAGTACAGGGCTAGACAAGTTAGAAGAAGCTCTGCTTCTTGAAGCAGTGGATATGGACCTCAAGGCACGTGTGGAAGGACCAGCTCAGGCATATGTGGTGGAGGCTCGTCTAGACAAAGGCCGTGGACCGTTAGCAACCATTATTGTAAAGGCTGGGACTTTGGTGAGTGGTCATCACGTAGTCATTGGGTCTCAGTGGGGAAGACTCAGGGCTATCCGGGACATGGCCGGTAAGCAAACGGACCGAGCAACACCAGCGATGCCCGTTGAGATTGAAGGGCTTAAGGGTCTTCCGATGGCTGGTGACGATGTCATTGTGGTGGAGTCAGAGGAACGAGCGAAGATGCTTAGTGAAGGGAGGAAAAGGAAATATGAAAGAGATCGGTTGTTGAAAGCAGAGGAAGCTAGAGTAGCTGAAGCAGAGAAGAAAGAAGCAGAGTCTGAAGAAGGGTTTGTTCGAGTTGAGTTACCCATAATAGTGAAGTCTGACGTGCAAGGTACCGCACAGGCTGTTGCTGATGCCCTAAGAACATTAAATAGCCCACAG GTTTTTGTGAACATTGTTCATAGTGGAGTAGGAGCAGTGTCTCATTCCGATTTAGAAAGGGCACAAGCTTGCGGGGCGTGTATCGTTGCCTTTAACGTTAAGGGTGGAGGTTCTGGTAATCTTTCCGCGGCTCAAGCCAGCGTCAAG GTATTCCATCACCGTGTGATATACCATCTGCTCGAAGACATAGGGAACTTGATCGTAGAGAAAGCACCGGGGGTATCGGAGCTGGAGGTGGCCGGTGAAGCTGAAGTTCTCAGCATTTTCAAGGTGTTGGGAAAGAGGAGAAGTGAGGAAGATGGAGTGAGCATCGCTGGTTGCAAAGTGATGGATGGTCGGGTGTGTAGAAGCGGGATGATGAGGCTGTTAAGGAGTGGGGAAGTGTTGTTTGAAGGGTCGTGTGCGTCGCTGAAACGGGAGAAACAAGACGTGGAACAGGTAGGGAAAGGGAACGAGTGTGGGCTTGTGATGGGAGAGTGGAATGATTTTAGAGTTGGAGATGTGATTCAGTGCATGGAGGCAGTCATTAGGAAACCTAAG